In Brachyspira hampsonii, the following are encoded in one genomic region:
- a CDS encoding cyclic nucleotide-binding domain-containing protein: MLKYKSINFNKSATVFIEGQEPKYTFYIIKKGKVVVYSYFADNYTVEYKEGEIIGLFNAVLNEPYFSTVKALEDTEVIEMNINEIEKINNISLINKIYDYLIINIERWLNRYYYFLHKENNPYYNSHSKSSKLNIIEMCKIYINNGFFDASYKLYKKYIELHPNDEERKEELNNLYKNLKPIEEPENIEANIYKYKKGYCLYTELQSKDYLYIIKYGKIGVYNIFDSKQVTRRVLSTDDVLNGYAPISKNKKYLSTTAIVLEDSIIQLVKKEDAMNLVQSDRNLRLYFVKMMSMRIYGTISRIRSFNANKVVSKFVIIIEALIKTELLFKNINKIKFQYNINDICSMIGIEYKKNIEDEILKIKSLDISDEGYLMVNDIESFYKEYEIYKQRNTHRIEND, from the coding sequence ATGTTAAAGTACAAAAGTATAAATTTTAATAAATCTGCTACAGTATTTATAGAAGGTCAGGAACCTAAATATACTTTTTATATAATAAAAAAAGGAAAAGTAGTAGTATATAGTTATTTCGCTGATAATTATACTGTGGAATATAAAGAAGGTGAAATTATAGGATTATTCAATGCAGTTTTAAATGAACCTTATTTCTCTACAGTGAAAGCATTGGAAGATACCGAAGTAATAGAGATGAATATTAATGAAATAGAAAAAATAAATAATATAAGTCTCATAAATAAAATATATGATTATCTTATTATTAATATAGAAAGATGGCTTAACAGATATTATTACTTTTTGCATAAAGAAAATAATCCGTATTACAACAGCCATAGTAAATCTTCAAAGCTTAATATTATAGAAATGTGTAAAATATATATTAATAATGGATTTTTTGATGCTTCATATAAATTGTACAAAAAATATATTGAACTTCACCCTAATGATGAAGAAAGAAAAGAAGAGCTTAATAATTTATATAAAAATCTAAAACCAATAGAAGAGCCTGAAAACATAGAGGCTAACATATATAAATATAAAAAAGGATATTGTTTATATACAGAGCTTCAAAGCAAAGATTATCTTTATATAATAAAGTATGGAAAAATTGGAGTATATAATATATTTGATTCTAAACAGGTAACTAGAAGAGTATTATCTACTGATGATGTGCTAAACGGATACGCACCTATTTCCAAAAATAAGAAATATCTTTCAACTACAGCTATAGTTTTAGAAGACTCTATTATTCAGTTAGTAAAAAAAGAAGATGCTATGAATTTGGTGCAGTCTGATAGAAATCTTAGATTATACTTTGTAAAGATGATGAGTATGAGAATATACGGTACAATTTCTAGAATAAGATCTTTTAATGCCAATAAGGTGGTAAGTAAATTTGTAATAATAATAGAAGCATTGATAAAAACAGAACTTCTATTCAAAAATATAAATAAAATAAAATTCCAATACAATATAAATGATATTTGTTCTATGATAGGAATTGAATATAAAAAGAATATAGAAGATGAAATATTAAAAATAAAATCATTAGATATATCAGATGAAGGATATTTAATGGTGAATGATATAGAAAGTTTCTATAAAGAATATGAAATATATAAACAGAGAAACACACATAGAATAGAAAATGATTAA
- a CDS encoding SoxR reducing system RseC family protein: protein MKREFALVLETYENNIAKVELQRSASCDGCTICNSGKPVVLRAFNKINADKGDSVVIEVEELKKGINFFVYIIPLICLIAGYFLGEYISKLSNIEHNLGPIFSFIVFFVYVILGLRKLKKDNKIIANIICKNKVIENFDK from the coding sequence ATGAAAAGAGAATTTGCTTTGGTATTAGAAACTTATGAAAATAATATAGCTAAAGTTGAATTGCAGAGAAGTGCAAGCTGTGATGGATGTACTATATGTAATTCAGGAAAACCTGTTGTACTTAGAGCATTTAATAAAATTAATGCTGATAAAGGAGATAGTGTTGTTATAGAAGTTGAAGAATTAAAAAAGGGAATTAATTTTTTTGTTTATATAATACCTTTGATTTGTCTTATAGCAGGCTATTTTCTAGGAGAATATATATCTAAATTATCAAATATAGAGCATAATTTAGGTCCCATATTTTCTTTTATTGTATTTTTTGTTTATGTTATTTTAGGATTACGAAAATTAAAAAAGGATAATAAAATAATAGCAAATATAATTTGTAAAAATAAAGTTATAGAAAATTTTGATAAATAG
- a CDS encoding SAM-dependent methyltransferase, whose protein sequence is MKKVQDFYFKKAKEENYKARSVFKLEEAQNKFKFIKASDTVLDVGCSPGSFSQYMLNKILKSGCVVGVDILPNSFAHQRFTFILGDIKEMDITSFNNTLFDVVVSDAMPNTTSDRETNHFRSISLCRSIFNLAKDVLKENGHFFIKVFDGKDLQIFKKELSEYFDSVNVFKPKSSRDESREIFLFCKNFKKLR, encoded by the coding sequence ATGAAAAAAGTACAGGATTTTTATTTTAAAAAGGCAAAAGAAGAAAATTATAAAGCTAGAAGTGTATTTAAATTAGAAGAAGCTCAAAATAAATTTAAATTTATAAAGGCATCAGATACAGTTCTTGATGTTGGATGTTCTCCCGGATCTTTCAGTCAGTATATGCTCAATAAAATATTGAAAAGCGGCTGTGTTGTAGGTGTTGATATACTTCCTAATTCATTTGCTCATCAAAGATTTACATTTATATTGGGAGATATAAAAGAGATGGATATTACATCATTCAATAATACTTTATTTGATGTTGTAGTAAGCGATGCTATGCCTAATACTACATCGGATAGGGAAACTAATCATTTCCGTTCCATTTCTTTATGCAGGTCTATATTTAATTTGGCTAAAGATGTATTAAAGGAGAATGGACATTTTTTTATAAAGGTTTTTGATGGTAAAGATTTGCAGATATTCAAGAAAGAATTATCTGAATATTTTGATTCTGTAAATGTATTTAAACCTAAAAGTTCAAGAGATGAAAGCAGAGAAATATTTTTATTTTGCAAAAATTTTAAAAAGTTACGATAA
- a CDS encoding cyclic nucleotide-binding domain-containing protein — protein sequence MNNYRTIKFSKSSFIYEEGNFPKDYFYIITKGKAISYAINSDNYNKEYKVGHIIGLVNLASGEPYNVNIKAEEDVEVLELSLSDINNITNNDLIKTIYYYFNTTLETWLSRYYINLVKNKVDLYYKENIFIMAEIYIKNEFPDTAYRLYESYIDTLEDKDDIEYTKKELSKLPKPNNPSMFTSNIFLYKKGSSLFTEFKASNNLYIILSGRIGIYNIINGKLLLKDIYKKNYVLDGYEPKLEYKPLLTSAIALETSYIKIVTKEEYIEMLIKDKHFRSCHVKMMSMKVINILSRIKAIEEKNKILKLFIFISALLKIETLFDDINTIILSYTIYDIQNSLNLEIDDIINNVKEIKSLEIVNDKYIKIANINDFFQEYYEYQKNNY from the coding sequence ATGAATAATTACAGAACTATAAAATTCTCAAAGTCTTCTTTTATATACGAGGAAGGAAATTTTCCAAAAGATTATTTTTATATAATAACAAAAGGTAAAGCAATATCCTACGCAATAAATTCTGATAATTATAATAAAGAATATAAAGTTGGACATATCATAGGATTAGTAAATTTAGCTTCAGGAGAGCCTTATAATGTAAATATAAAAGCTGAAGAGGATGTTGAAGTTTTAGAGTTATCATTATCGGATATAAACAATATCACAAATAATGATTTAATAAAAACAATATATTATTATTTTAATACTACATTAGAAACTTGGCTTTCCCGTTATTATATAAATTTAGTAAAAAACAAAGTAGATTTATATTATAAAGAAAATATATTTATTATGGCAGAAATATATATAAAAAATGAATTTCCTGATACTGCCTATAGATTATATGAAAGCTATATAGATACATTAGAAGATAAAGATGATATAGAATATACAAAAAAAGAATTATCAAAACTTCCCAAGCCTAATAATCCAAGTATGTTTACTTCAAATATATTTTTATATAAAAAAGGAAGCTCTTTATTTACAGAATTTAAAGCAAGTAATAATTTATATATAATATTATCTGGGAGAATAGGAATATATAATATTATAAACGGAAAACTTTTACTTAAAGACATTTACAAAAAAAATTATGTTCTTGATGGATATGAACCCAAATTAGAGTATAAGCCTTTATTAACCTCAGCTATTGCTTTGGAAACTTCTTATATAAAAATAGTAACTAAAGAAGAATATATAGAAATGCTGATAAAAGATAAGCATTTTAGAAGCTGCCATGTAAAAATGATGTCAATGAAAGTAATAAATATTTTATCTAGGATAAAAGCAATAGAAGAAAAAAATAAAATTTTAAAATTATTCATATTTATATCAGCTTTGCTTAAAATAGAAACTTTATTCGATGATATAAACACAATTATATTAAGCTATACTATCTATGATATACAAAATTCTCTAAATTTAGAAATAGATGACATTATTAATAATGTAAAAGAGATAAAATCTTTAGAGATAGTAAATGATAAATATATAAAAATTGCCAATATTAATGATTTTTTTCAAGAATACTATGAATATCAAAAAAATAATTATTGA
- a CDS encoding TlyA family RNA methyltransferase encodes MRLDEYVHSKGYTESRSKAQDIILAGCVFVNGVKVTSKAHKIKDTDNIEVIQNIKYVSRAGKKLEKAFTEFGISVENKICLDIGASTGGFTDCLLKYGAKKVYALDVGHNQLVYKLRNDNRVISIEDFNAKDIKREMFYDEIPSIVVSDVSFISISKIAPIIFKELNNLEFWVTLIKPQFEAEKGEVSKGGIIRDDVLREKILNNAISKITEIGFREVNRTVSPIKGAKGNIEYLAHFII; translated from the coding sequence ATGAGATTAGATGAATATGTGCATAGTAAAGGCTATACAGAAAGCAGATCTAAAGCACAGGATATAATACTTGCAGGCTGTGTATTTGTTAATGGTGTAAAGGTAACTTCCAAGGCTCATAAAATAAAAGATACTGATAATATAGAAGTTATACAGAATATAAAATATGTATCAAGAGCCGGAAAAAAGTTAGAAAAAGCCTTTACAGAATTCGGTATATCTGTAGAAAATAAAATATGTCTAGATATTGGTGCCTCTACAGGAGGTTTTACAGATTGTCTGCTTAAGTATGGTGCTAAAAAAGTTTATGCTCTTGATGTGGGACATAATCAGCTGGTTTATAAACTTCGTAATGATAATAGAGTAATATCCATAGAAGATTTTAACGCTAAAGATATAAAAAGAGAAATGTTTTATGATGAAATTCCATCTATAGTGGTGAGTGATGTTTCTTTTATATCAATATCAAAAATAGCTCCTATTATATTTAAAGAATTAAATAATTTAGAATTCTGGGTAACTTTAATAAAACCGCAATTTGAAGCTGAAAAAGGAGAAGTTTCTAAAGGCGGTATAATAAGAGATGATGTGCTTAGAGAAAAAATATTAAACAATGCCATTTCAAAAATCACCGAAATAGGATTTAGGGAAGTCAATAGGACAGTTTCGCCCATAAAAGGGGCTAAAGGTAATATAGAATACTTAGCTCATTTTATTATTTAA
- a CDS encoding cyclic nucleotide-binding domain-containing protein, producing MINFNIVEFKKDSAIFVAGENAREVFYIIKEGIVVDKNYVIENTNFEFTSGDIIGIVPAILSEPYYSTAIAATDVQLVEIYASDIYNIEDTKIIEKIYKHLIKFMEIWLGKYFYKLSESLNIESYKEDDAFEIANIYNNNGYKSAALYMYKKIIEMFPNEDHNEINNKINEIENNYNIKPPLEIGYNLQEYKSGTCIFSELESKTNLYVIRDGKVGVYSVFNGKIITRIIFKSGNIIGYKPIFGNKLLLTTCIVLEDTILQTINKEDFLKLASNNTKLQYHLVNIMARRTYNTIIKSYSITIKSPLGKFYSMVYSFVKTELLFDKNIDFLELSYTIKDICSMVGIENTNYIKSEMNKNKVILFSSDERIIIPNIKNFFKEYDMYRKRNSTPNISQ from the coding sequence ATGATTAATTTTAATATAGTTGAATTTAAAAAAGATTCGGCAATATTTGTTGCTGGAGAAAATGCCAGAGAGGTATTTTATATAATTAAAGAGGGTATAGTAGTAGATAAAAATTATGTTATAGAAAATACTAATTTCGAATTTACTTCTGGAGATATAATAGGTATTGTTCCTGCTATACTTTCAGAGCCTTATTATTCAACTGCGATAGCCGCAACAGATGTACAGTTAGTAGAAATATATGCTAGCGATATATACAATATAGAAGATACAAAAATAATAGAAAAAATATATAAACATTTAATAAAATTTATGGAAATATGGTTAGGCAAATATTTTTATAAATTATCAGAATCTTTAAATATAGAAAGCTATAAAGAAGATGATGCTTTTGAAATTGCAAATATTTATAATAATAATGGATATAAATCAGCAGCTCTTTATATGTATAAAAAAATTATAGAAATGTTCCCTAATGAAGACCATAATGAAATAAACAATAAAATAAATGAAATAGAAAATAATTATAACATAAAGCCGCCTTTAGAAATAGGTTATAATCTGCAGGAATATAAATCCGGTACTTGTATATTTTCTGAATTAGAGAGCAAGACAAATCTATATGTAATAAGAGATGGAAAAGTTGGGGTTTACAGTGTATTTAATGGAAAAATTATTACTAGAATAATATTTAAAAGCGGAAATATTATAGGTTATAAGCCCATATTTGGAAATAAACTTCTTCTTACAACATGCATAGTATTAGAAGATACGATACTCCAAACTATAAATAAAGAAGATTTTCTCAAGTTAGCTTCTAATAATACTAAACTTCAGTATCATCTTGTAAATATAATGGCAAGGAGAACATACAATACCATAATAAAAAGCTATAGTATAACAATAAAAAGTCCTCTCGGAAAATTTTATAGTATGGTATATTCATTTGTAAAAACTGAATTGCTGTTTGATAAAAATATTGATTTTTTAGAACTGTCATATACTATTAAGGATATATGTTCTATGGTTGGTATAGAAAATACTAATTATATAAAATCAGAAATGAATAAAAATAAAGTAATATTATTTTCTAGTGATGAAAGAATAATAATACCAAATATAAAAAATTTCTTTAAAGAGTATGATATGTATAGAAAGAGAAATTCTACTCCAAATATATCTCAATAG
- a CDS encoding cyclic nucleotide-binding domain-containing protein: protein MEKYKLVKYKKGDIILKNSQMAKDCFYIILKGSVISYNSFYDNSYTYKMGNIIGLIASITKEPYYSTVEAIEDTELFEIKVEDINRINNKHLINKILNYLSFVLEVWLSKYYSLIVKNKIDLYNKEEILTMASIYKNNGFTDASYRLCSSYIKLFSNSDNINDINNVKEFMKTLIISKEPENIGGNSYKMYKGYCIYNELETTNHVYYIRSGRIGIYNIADSNYITRILYPTQFIIDDYSPALEYKTLFTTAVVLEDSIIDIMTKEELITMLHDNSELKFQIIKMISMKVISTILKIKSIKKTQLKDRLILIIYAILKIETLFYEKTYIRLYYKIEDIKNMMHDNADINEITNALKNIDHLEIDGFNYIIITDTDKYFKEYESYTN, encoded by the coding sequence ATGGAAAAATACAAGTTAGTTAAATATAAAAAAGGTGATATTATATTAAAAAATTCTCAAATGGCTAAAGATTGTTTCTATATAATTTTGAAAGGAAGCGTTATCTCTTATAATAGTTTTTACGACAATTCATATACATATAAAATGGGAAATATTATAGGTTTAATAGCATCTATAACAAAAGAGCCTTACTATTCTACGGTAGAGGCAATAGAAGATACTGAACTATTTGAAATAAAAGTAGAAGATATAAATAGAATTAATAATAAACATTTAATAAATAAAATATTAAATTATTTATCATTTGTATTGGAAGTTTGGCTTAGTAAATATTATAGTTTAATAGTAAAAAATAAGATAGACCTATACAATAAAGAAGAAATATTAACTATGGCATCTATTTATAAAAATAATGGGTTTACAGATGCTAGTTATAGATTATGCTCATCGTATATTAAGCTGTTCAGCAATAGTGATAATATTAATGATATTAATAATGTCAAAGAATTTATGAAAACTCTAATTATATCAAAAGAACCTGAAAATATAGGCGGTAATTCTTATAAGATGTATAAAGGATATTGTATATACAATGAGCTTGAGACTACAAATCATGTTTATTATATAAGATCAGGAAGAATTGGAATATATAATATAGCAGATTCTAATTATATTACTAGAATACTATATCCGACACAATTTATTATTGATGACTATTCACCTGCACTTGAGTATAAAACTCTATTTACAACTGCTGTAGTTTTAGAAGATTCTATTATAGATATTATGACTAAAGAAGAATTAATAACAATGCTTCATGATAATTCCGAATTAAAATTCCAAATTATAAAAATGATTTCTATGAAAGTTATAAGCACAATATTAAAAATTAAATCTATAAAGAAAACACAATTAAAAGATAGATTAATATTGATAATATACGCTATTCTAAAAATAGAGACTTTATTTTATGAAAAAACATATATAAGACTATACTATAAGATAGAAGATATAAAAAATATGATGCACGATAATGCAGATATAAATGAAATAACAAATGCATTAAAAAATATAGATCATTTGGAAATTGATGGTTTTAATTATATCATAATTACAGATACAGATAAGTATTTTAAAGAATATGAAAGTTATACAAATTAA